In Chloroflexota bacterium, a single window of DNA contains:
- a CDS encoding phosphoglucomutase/phosphomannomutase family protein: MAGNIKFGTDGWRGRIAEDYTFANVRRAAQGFARYLLENGRQGEWVVVGHDKRFHSENFAAAVSEVLAANGLRVYLTDGATPTPVISYSVVDKGAAGAVNITASHNPPTDNGFKVRDEHGGAIDPEGLKRIEALIPEDESGVQRMPIAEAEEKGLVVRFDPAPAYIEHIKTLVDLEHIKSAGFKVLVDPMWGNGAGWFTRLLEGGKTVVEEIHNIRNPIFPEMKRPEPIPPNINVGLQETVKRGADVLLITDGDADRLGVGDEHGQFVNQLRVYALLAYYLLEVRGQRGPIVKTISTTTLLNKLGKRYGVPVYETGVGFKYVAPKMLEVNALIGGEESGGYAFRGNVPERDGILAGLYILDMMVKLNRKPAELVELIFQEVGPSYYDRIDTPFTGDRHPIEERVRNAKPETIGGLKVTGFRTIDGYQFMLEDGGWLLIRFSGTEPLLRVYCETTEADRVRPILEDGLRIAGLKD, from the coding sequence ATGGCCGGGAATATCAAATTCGGCACCGACGGCTGGCGGGGACGCATAGCCGAAGACTATACTTTTGCGAACGTGCGGCGGGCAGCGCAGGGCTTTGCCCGCTATTTGCTGGAAAACGGCAGGCAGGGCGAATGGGTGGTTGTAGGCCACGACAAGCGCTTTCATTCTGAAAACTTTGCTGCCGCGGTTTCAGAAGTGTTGGCTGCCAACGGCCTGCGGGTTTACCTCACCGATGGCGCCACGCCCACGCCGGTGATTTCCTACTCGGTGGTGGATAAGGGCGCAGCCGGCGCGGTCAACATCACGGCTTCCCACAACCCCCCCACCGACAATGGCTTCAAGGTGCGCGACGAGCACGGCGGCGCAATTGACCCCGAGGGCCTGAAGCGCATTGAGGCGCTCATTCCTGAAGACGAAAGCGGTGTGCAGCGGATGCCCATCGCCGAGGCCGAAGAAAAGGGCCTGGTGGTGCGCTTTGACCCCGCGCCTGCCTATATCGAGCACATCAAAACCCTGGTGGATTTGGAGCACATCAAATCCGCGGGCTTCAAGGTGCTGGTTGACCCCATGTGGGGCAACGGCGCGGGCTGGTTCACCCGCCTGCTGGAAGGCGGCAAGACCGTGGTGGAAGAAATCCACAACATCCGCAACCCCATTTTCCCCGAGATGAAGCGCCCGGAGCCGATTCCGCCCAACATCAACGTGGGCTTGCAGGAAACCGTGAAACGCGGCGCAGATGTGCTGCTCATCACTGATGGCGACGCCGACCGCCTGGGCGTGGGCGACGAACACGGCCAGTTTGTCAACCAGTTGCGGGTGTACGCCCTCCTGGCGTATTACCTGCTGGAAGTGCGCGGCCAGCGCGGCCCCATCGTGAAGACCATTTCCACCACCACACTGCTCAACAAGTTGGGCAAGCGGTATGGCGTGCCGGTTTACGAAACCGGCGTGGGCTTCAAGTATGTTGCGCCCAAGATGCTGGAAGTGAATGCGCTCATCGGCGGCGAGGAATCCGGTGGCTATGCCTTCCGGGGCAACGTGCCCGAGCGCGACGGCATCCTCGCGGGCCTTTACATCCTTGACATGATGGTAAAACTCAACCGCAAGCCCGCGGAACTGGTGGAACTCATCTTCCAGGAAGTCGGTCCCTCGTATTACGACCGCATTGACACGCCCTTCACTGGCGACCGCCACCCCATCGAAGAACGCGTGCGCAACGCCAAACCGGAAACCATCGGCGGCTTGAAGGTGACCGGTTTCCGCACCATCGACGGCTATCAATTCATGCTGGAAGACGGCGGCTGGCTGCTGATTCGCTTTTCCGGCACGGAGCCGCTGCTGCGGGTGTATTGCGAAACCACCGAGGCCGACCGTGTCCGGCCTATTCTGGAAGATGGCCTGCGCATTGCCGGGCTGAAAGATTAG
- a CDS encoding TatD family deoxyribonuclease — translation MLVDSHCHLYFDAFDEDRAEVIARARRNGVKVMLSLGVDVASSRATVALAEAHEGIYAAVGVHPNDAVRAWEGERTLQALRALAVSPKVVAIGEIGLDYYRDRTPRPLQWHVLRQQLDLAAELGLPVSIHNREATADLFDILREWVDDLREEGSPLAERPGVWHAFGGSVAEGEEAIALGFRLGIGGPLTFKNAPERREVAAALPLQALLVETDAPFLAPHPHRGRRNEPAYVRLVAARLAEVHGLTLEEVAAATSRNARQLFQWRDVV, via the coding sequence ATGCTGGTCGACAGCCATTGCCACCTGTACTTCGACGCCTTCGACGAAGACCGGGCGGAGGTGATTGCTCGCGCTCGCCGCAACGGCGTGAAAGTGATGCTCAGCCTGGGTGTGGATGTTGCCTCGTCGCGCGCCACAGTGGCCCTGGCCGAAGCGCACGAAGGCATTTATGCCGCGGTGGGGGTGCACCCCAACGACGCTGTACGGGCGTGGGAAGGCGAGCGCACTCTCCAGGCTTTGCGGGCGCTGGCGGTTTCCCCCAAAGTGGTTGCCATTGGCGAAATCGGCCTGGATTATTACCGCGACCGCACGCCGCGCCCGCTGCAATGGCATGTGCTTCGCCAGCAACTGGATTTGGCCGCCGAACTCGGCCTTCCGGTGAGCATTCACAATCGGGAAGCCACCGCCGATTTGTTTGACATTCTGCGGGAGTGGGTCGACGACTTGCGGGAAGAGGGCAGCCCCTTGGCCGAGCGCCCTGGCGTGTGGCACGCCTTTGGGGGGAGCGTGGCCGAAGGGGAAGAGGCCATTGCCCTGGGCTTCCGCTTGGGCATCGGTGGCCCTTTGACCTTCAAGAACGCCCCCGAGCGGCGAGAAGTGGCCGCCGCGTTGCCCTTGCAAGCCTTGCTGGTCGAAACCGATGCGCCTTTCCTGGCCCCGCACCCTCATCGCGGCCGTCGCAACGAACCGGCCTACGTGCGCCTGGTGGCAGCACGCCTGGCCGAGGTGCACGGCCTCACTTTAGAAGAGGTTGCTGCCGCAACCTCACGGAATGCACGCCAACTTTTTCAGTGGAGAGACGTCGTTTGA